The DNA window taactaAAATTTGGCCCCAAATTTTCATTACTATTTGAGTGGCCTTTGAAAGTTCAGCTATAGTGAAGCACCATAAAGATCTTAATGTAACATTTAAGATTTCAATCTTCCGTAACTAAGTTcaagttttattttgtttcgctttttaaatttaacgaTACAGCAATGCAATGGGAATACCCCAGTTATTtgtgaaacaaaaaatactagACCGATcggaaattgcattttttggtattatttCCACATGTACTATCTGGCAACGCCGCGAGCAGACACAGCAGATGTTTCCGGATGGCCTTTGAACAGGCGTAAAATTGGACCCGAATTGGCACAAAACTCGCAGAAACCGAGCGATGAAACCGTGGACAGCCAGGAGCAGGGGGCACTGAAGGTCGAGCCAAATCAAGGACTAGCCGGACAGCGCCGGCATTAAGCCAGGAATCCAAGGAGCAGTACCCGAGGCACCCTGTGCCGGAGTTTGTGACGCAGTTACACAACAAAATTCTCAGTAGGCGCCCGAAGTCGGGGCAATAACAAGCGGATAGCTGAATTAAACGTGTGCCAGCTAATTGGTGCCCACTCACACTGCACTCCGGAGGTCTACCCCCGTCAGACCCACCCATTATCGACCCCTCGCAAAGGTACGTCCATCGATCGGCGTCTATTTATAGACGGGAACATGCGATGCCATTGATTATCGGTTCACTTTTCAGCTCAGGGACACCGGCGGCTTTCACTTTTAGACTCGTCGACGAGTTCATTGGTCAACCTTCGCAATGGTCGTCGCAGCATCCACCTGTCGCACTGAGACGGTCTTCGACTACAGCTGGAAGAACGTGGTGGTCGCCTACTGGAACCGCTACCCGAATCCGTCCAGCGCCCACGTCCTCACCGAGGACACCATCCAGAGGGAGGTGCGCGATGGCAAGCTCTTCTCGCGCCGCCTCCTTTCGAAGACCAATCCGGTGCCCAAGTGGGGAGCACGCTTCTACAACAATGTGCCGGTCAAGATTGTTGAGGACTCCGTGCTGGACCCGGTCAAGAAGACCTTCACCACATTCACCAGGAACCTGGGCATGACCAAGATAATGGCAAGTGAATGAGAAATGATTTACCCAACCGATTGATAGTACAATCCTATGTTTAAGCTACTCGGATCAGAGAAATGTAATTGATGTTTCTAGAACATGGTAGTATTGTCGGTGTGAAAATTTAGCGAAGCTATTGGGCATGATCTTTGCTAGCCCCAAGCGACTGAAGGCTTTGTTACCTTATATCGATGATCAGTTTTATGTTAAAGTAGTGCTTGCCTACCACGGTGTGTTGGGAAACATCATGGTTTGATATACATTCGTAGTAGTCCAAGTAAACATTCATCAAGAAGTAAATATCATTCACTTAGTCAGCGTGGTCATGGAGCCAAGCAGAATTGAAAAGGCGATTAGAAACACCTTATAAGTATTGGTAAAATACTTTTAGATAAGATTGTGGCATTTAGCCTACTTCTTTTTATTGCTCTCTGTAGTATATGATCAATATATTCTTTAATATTACAAAAGTCGATACAAAGACCCACTATTtgcaaatattattaaagttattatcTACTTCTTAGTTAAAGGATATTCAGAAATATACTTTCACTAAGGCGCGACTACAACGGAATACGGAAAATACTATATGTTTgttaattgaatatatacATACTTATTTTTCTCTTACAGAAAGTCGATGAAATCGTTGTATACAGCGAGCAGAACGACGGTAGCACACTGGCAGTGCGAAGAGCCTACATCAGCTCCCAGGTGTTTGGATTCTCGCGGGCCATCCGTGCCTTCGGAATCGAGCGGTTCAAGTCGAATGGCAACAAGGCTTCCAACGGATTCAACTACGTCCTGCGGCGCATGTTTCCGCACAGCCTGGTCGCTGGAGGACACCACCAGCCGGCAGTGACGTCGACCAGCTCAGCCGCGGAACTTCCTGCGGCCACCACCACAGCAGTAGTCGCCTCGCCTGGAAATCACAACAACACCGGCTCTCTGAAGAGCGCGGCCAAAGTGGGCTACGAGTTCTTCAAGAGCCACGCCTCCAAGATAGCGCAACTCTTCTCTGTCAAGAACTGAAAGACGGACTAAACTGTGAACTTGTGGAAAAGATGTTGTATGTGACCGAAGAATCTACCCATTCGGATCCGGAGTGAAGGATTTTGCCAGGACGGAAAAGGAAGGAGAGGCGGAGGCGTCGGGTCGGCAGCTGTTTTAAAACATGTATTCCAAAGCAAAAACCAACCATATACTTTGCTGCATTTCATTCCGTGTGTGCGCGAGCCAGCCGGCTGATCAGAACGGAGGCACTGTTTGCTGAACACATTTCCTGCACCCTACTACAAAATTCTATCATTTATATTTCGTCATTTGCATTACATTATTGTGTATTACTCTGTTAGGTCAAAAAGGAAACGAAAAGCCGTGTGTCAAATTCGGAATTTCTTTGtaaattgttatatatttttttcaagaaaatCGCAAACACTTGTAGTTCATAAAATTTTAGCTATTAAAATACACTTAGTTTGTTAGAAAAGCACGGCATTAATAACTGGTTTATACTTTTGGgtttaatgtatatatatagatttagGATATGCGTCAGGAACACACTATTCGCTACGAATAGAAATGTCCATCACATTTTTCTGTGAGTgcttttattggtttttcaattaggatgtattttttattacctatttttcacattttacCCTTTGTTTTCAGTGctaactaaaaatattcgtTAGGACCAACGCTGCCAGATATTCAGAGTGAGCTTAGGCAGGACACAGCCTTGCCGGATCTTTAACGAAGCTTGAACCATTCACAACACTGCTCCTACGCCCCCGCCAAAAGCTCTCCGCCTCGTTGTGAATGGCAAGCGCTGCGAGCGGTATAAAATCAGGTAAAGTCGGCGTTCTCTCGAGCATTGGAGAATCCAGAGCACTCTGGAGTCGCATTCTCAATCGGAAACCCGCACTGTTCGCGTCGAAGTCGCGCCGGAACGCCGAGAACAATTAGTCGCATGAGGAACTGCAGCTGAAACCGCGAGACAATAGAGCACAAAACACAGCAAATACCGTACAAATCAGCAACGTTTATGGCGCACCAGGAGAAGAGCAAGAACCAGCGCCCCGTCGCCCCCGCCTCCGAtcacaaaaacaacagcaacacccAGGAACAGAGCTAACACAAAATACCTCttgcttatatatttttgctaccatttttgtatggttaacACTAAGAAGGCTCCATTGATTTGTTGAGCACACTGCCAGAGTTTTCAAGTTTTTCAAGACGTTGCCAGCTGTTTCCACCGCTCTTTGTTTCACCCCTTCCGCCGCGCCGCCCCCTTCGGCCGAAGAAAGCGAGAGCGCGGTCAACGTCCTGCGAAGAGAGCGAGAAAGACGGGGAGAGCGCGCCAAAAGCGAAGGTGAGCGAAAGGACACCGGCAGCCTCTGCTTCTTAGCGGCGAATTTAAAGTAACTCTGAAGTGGCAAACAAAGTTGTTAGAGATAAGGCCAGGGGCCGGCAAACGCAGTCGTAATCAGAATCAAGGCAATCCCCCGCGAACCAGAAAAATAAAGCCAACATGCGCCTGTTTCCAGTCCGGttctcctccgcctcctcgtcGCTGGGCAGCCTGGCCAAAATGCTCGACTTCTACTCGGGCTTCAATCCATCGCCCCTCTCGATAAAGCAGTTTATGGACTTTGGTGAGTAGTGCACAACTAAGTAACTAACTTGGGGAAGGGTTCTTGAACCCCAGCtcttaagtattttttaaacggTCTTATCAAAGAGCTGTTGAGTaatcaaagaaatataataaatcttATAGATTAACATATGTAGGTCTTATAAGCGCCATGGAAAATTTTACTTTGAAtggttttgtaaatatttttttaaaaggggaaagattatatttaaaactgtAAACCTAAAGTATTCTCAAAACATTTTCCTAGGCTTTATAGTATTTGTACTTATAAGAGAAATCTTTATTTCCTCAATAAGTAATTGCTTCTATGTAAAGGCCCAACAATTTAGAAACTAGAAGGCCTAGCCAGGGGCAATAATAATTGACTTTGGAAAGGGTTCTTGAACCCTAGTTCTTGAGTACTtctaagtattttttaaacgatcttatcaaaatcggtcgaataatcaaaaaaatcGAATACGTTTTATAGATTAACATATGTAGGTCCCATAAGCGCTATGaaaaaatgtactttaaattgtttttgaaaatacttttgaaaaaGAGCAAAGATAACATTACAAATTCCATAATACacattttaatcttttaaattatcCCATTTGTcttcttaaataattttcgtaGTTTCTAGTATATTTACTTGTTAAGAAAACCTTTATTCCCTCAATAAGTAATTGCATTTACTTAAAGGTCTAACAATTTAGAAACTAGAAGGTCTAGCCAGGGGCAATAATAATTGACTTTGGGATGGGTTCTTGAACCCTAGTTCTTGAGTACTtctaagtattttttaaacgatcttatcaaaatcgatcgaataatcaaaaaaatcGAATACGTTTTATAGATTAACATATGTAGGTCCCATAAGCGCTATGaaaaaatgtactttaaattgtttttgaaaatacttttgaaaaaGAGCAAAGATAACATTACAAATTCcataatacatattttaatcttttaaattatcCATATGTCTTCTTAAATGATTTTCGTAGTTTCTAGTATATTTACTTGTTAAGAAAACCTTTATTCCCTCAATAAGTAGTTGCATTTACTTAAAGGTCTAACAATTTAGAAACTAACAGTTCTAGCCAAGgtcaataaataattagtaACTATAGACTTCCTCCCTTTTgcaaaaaccataaataattGTTCATATTGAATAACTTATGACACTTTGGCAAAATTTATAACTTTGAAAAGCCATATCTTTTTTCATTTAGTCTAAAATTTCGTGTATAGAACAACCCGATCTTTCTGTACTGCGCAACATTCCCGTTGCCGAATAGCCAATTTCGTTTCATTGAATTGTCAATTAAGCATttgcatttatattttttgtgcccGGCAAACTGTGGACTCTCGGCGAGACTGAGAGGGAGGCGGAAGCAGTGACAGTATAAACAATTGAATGCACAGTTCAATTCAGCTTAGCTCAGGCTTTTCCCCCACCCCAACCCCAACCCCCcgggttttatttttctattccGCTTCTCACCCCACCGCCTGTTGCAAAAACGGAAGTTAGGAGAACTCAACCTGTTTATGAGATGGCCTTATTTGAGTCCATAAACAAGTCTCGACGTTGAAACATGAGGATGGGTCGAGAAAATCGCCTTTTCCGCCCACACTTCATTGAGCGCCGACAGCCGGCGCGTGGCCTTCAATGACGTTTCAATGTCAGTCCCACCGCCCCCCACAATATGCCGAAATCCAGGGCTTCAACCTGCCCCAATAGCTAAACACGCAACACTCGAAATGAAACTCAAGCTGTGTGATATTAGTATAATCCTAATTCCTCAGTTCTTTGGAATATATCTATTACCATTCCAtgcaacatatatattttattaaaaatgatacAATGATATTTACCTTGGAGAGAGATCTGTCCAAGTACACTTTAATTGCCTAATTCACACAATCTTTTTAAGTAATTTGAAACCCCTTCACATTTCTGTAAATGATTTTCCaaaataatgcattttttCCTGTGTTATAGCAGCCTTTTGTGTAAACTTCTAGGCCATTCTGGTTGAAAAACTGGCAACCTGACGTGAACAGAAATAAAAGCCAGGCCAAGTAGCTGGGCTGGAAAACGGCAGCGTAAAAGGTTTGGCCTCCGGAGGCTGAGCCATTATCATCTAAATTtagaacaacaaacaacagGCTTTGTAGCCCGTTTTCCATCCCTTTTAGGGCCGCCTGTGCCTtgctgttttcttttttaagcaGTCTAGGGGTTTATTTATGAGCCACAAGGCAGCGGTGTTAGTTTACAAGCCTTTATAGCCACCCTCATCGAACTGaccaaataaataactaatatATACCTGCGTATACTTGAACTTTGATGTCGGTCCGTAGATAAGGTTCCCGCTTTTGTTTTGTCCTCAACTGTACCCGGCACTTAATTGTGTTTTTCCGGCGTTAGTGGGGGTCCATAAACTTGGAGCAATTATGTTTATATCTATGGAGTGCGGCTTGTTATTGGTTGGGAACATTGTTAATATATTATCATGCACCCTAGAACACGGCGATTCAGGTTAACCATCGATTAGCGCTTCGTAGGCTAAGAAAGCTAAGTGTAAGAAATGGAAACAAAGTTCTAGAATTCGCGCCTGAGTGACGGGCCCCATTTGTAAGGCCTAGTAGTCTATAGTATTTTTCGTGGGCGTCCACTATGCCTATGTTTTTAAAGCGGAATTCATAATATTTTGAGGCGAATATCTGAAGGCCAAGTGTTTatttcaatggaaaatatatcTGCCATATATCGGGAGTCCAATTTGGAATTGATGATGGGGCTGATCATGTGCCAACTTTGCCTCCGACAAAGAGACTTAATTAGGGAAGATCGCAACGCAGTGCATGACAATTCAAATGTGTATTCTATAATGGATGCATTATGTTGGTGGAGATCGCAATGACCATGTAGGACAAAGTCCAGGATGCTGTCACCTCATTTCGCCCACAATTCGGACCCGAACTTTGGAACCTCCTTAGGAAAGAGAGAAAAGCCAGCAGACGTCAACAGTTGGCCGAAATAAACGCAAAACAGAAACGAAAGGCCAGAAAAAGAGTGAGCACCCCGGCGATAACCGAGACGTAGTCGCACGCGCCTTATTTTTGTCACAGGGCGAATGTGAGTCAAATATACATACCTATTCGAAAGACCGAGGAACTGCTCCCAAAAATTGGGTGCCAATAAGTGAGCTGATGCAATGGACGAGTGCGATTACCATGCTCTCGAACAGCTGTTTTACAAAAAAGGGGGATGGTCAGCCGTGGTTCGAAGGAGGGGCCCACTTGTGACGTCAGCCGTTCTATCTATAGCAACCATTTTCCCTTTCTAATGTAATTGCATTGCCGCAGTGAGTGGACAATTGAGTCGTTTGCAGAAATTGCATTTCTTAGTGCTCTCAGCTGATTGCGTGCCATGCgttgtaaattatttaatgcgCCATTGGCGTCTAAATTACCCAATGCATATCGCCAATTGAATGGCCCAAGCTGATAATGAGGATTGAATTGAAACCGCAGCTCATTTTCGATTCCACATTCTAGTATTGAATTCGTGCGGTGCCCAGTTTTCAGTTTCACGACTGACTACAGCACGCAACAGTTTTGCGCCTATTAGAAATCAACTTCTAGTTACAGGAAAccaattattttaaagctttttagtccaacttaaaaagttaaaatttaagcaaggaataattatattattaaaattagtttgaaTTAGATTAATCgaaataaattccaaaaaataaccTAGAGGCATTTGATTACATGGACGTTACGCATCTTACTGATTTTAAGAGGTTATGGTCACTCTTCACATACTATTATCTTTTATAattcgtt is part of the Drosophila biarmipes strain raj3 chromosome 2R, RU_DBia_V1.1, whole genome shotgun sequence genome and encodes:
- the LOC108036645 gene encoding protein preli-like, whose amino-acid sequence is MVVAASTCRTETVFDYSWKNVVVAYWNRYPNPSSAHVLTEDTIQREVRDGKLFSRRLLSKTNPVPKWGARFYNNVPVKIVEDSVLDPVKKTFTTFTRNLGMTKIMAIDEIVVYSEQNDGSTLAVRRAYISSQVFGFSRAIRAFGIERFKSNGNKASNGFNYVLRRMFPHSLVAGGHHQPAVTSTSSAAELPAATTTAVVASPGNHNNTGSLKSAAKVGYEFFKSHASKIAQLFSVKN